The following proteins come from a genomic window of Athalia rosae chromosome 1, iyAthRosa1.1, whole genome shotgun sequence:
- the LOC105691621 gene encoding pumilio homolog 3 — protein sequence MKRKDQEKTDVEPKTKKIKKSVGFSDKVNSDKISNVKTKKALVVPVKDGIKAQKVKFQKPTAAKKSDKGDKSKKFNKQVGKNKLKGSDADSKTSITNASEKPDWLEFKKQKKLLKETRRAKRLSEAYDVTVKAKKIGEILRRADCSKEEREEHTVQLFKLLEGQFGKIVFMHDMARIVQWLLKYCSAETRESILSELKDSIVLMLQSKYAKNCIKIMLDYGTAKIRETIIKACNGHIIKLISHSVAAPIVELAYSTWATDKDKLYFKQEFYGDMYKQAKDNEIKTLSDVYKSSPDMKSATLSAVKSNLVKILNKKVINTALVHSVLLEFLKNCTNEDRDEMIVMFRSFIVELSRTKDGTEVAIICLRHGTNKDKKIAMKALKDQVKTLATNEHGHMVLLALFDYVDDTVLVKKMVLSELQENVTEIALHEHGRSVILYLVARRDLHYFHPKLVEQLKQGDENATSKKSSEVREKELLDAVITKFLTTVATETAAWLSNSSISMVTLAILKVGDGESLINAYEAISNYITDPESIITENKVHHKAIEYSGLHMMLKKLIQHDKVLMKEEKPTFGETLIERLETAVIKQWVEFNRGCFILITLLENSTQSNSDRLIAKLKPLIKVLKSKKTPGALILLKKLQ from the coding sequence ATGAAACGCAAAGATCAGGAGAAAACTGATGTTGAACCCAAAACTAAGAAGATCAAGAAAAGTGTCGGCTTTTCTGACAAAGTCAATtctgataaaatttcgaatgtCAAAACAAAGAAGGCATTGGTAGTTCCTGTAAAAGATGGAATCAAAGCACAGAAAGTTAAATTTCAGAAGCCTACTGCAGCTAAAAAATCTGATAAAGGAGACAAATCCAAGAAATTTAATAAGCAAGTAGGAAAGAATAAATTAAAGGGATCAGATGCTGATTCAAAAACTAGCATCACAAATGCAAGTGAAAAGCCAGATTGGCTCGAgtttaagaaacaaaaaaaattgctcaaaGAAACAAGAAGAGCTAAAAGACTGTCTGAGGCTTACGATGTAACTGTCAAAGCCAAGAAAATAGGAGAAATTTTACGTAGAGCAGATTGCTCCAAAGAAGAGCGTGAGGAGCACACTGTACAGTTGTTCAAGTTACTTGAAGGTCAATTTGGTAAGATTGTCTTCATGCATGATATGGCCAGAATTGTTCAATGGCTACTTAAGTACTGCTCAGCTGAAACTAGGGAATCAATTCTTTCGGAATTAAAAGATAGTATAGTTCTCATGCTACAGTCTAAGTATGCAAAAAACTGTATCAAAATAATGCTCGATTATGGAACAGCCAAAATTCGAGAAACTATAATCAAAGCTTGTAATGGTCACATCATCAAACTAATAAGCCATTCTGTAGCCGCACCAATTGTAGAACTTGCTTATTCAACCTGGGCAACTGATAAAGATAAGCTTTATTTCAAACAAGAATTTTATGGTGACATGTACAAACAAGCTAAAGACAATGAAATTAAAACTCTATCTGATGTTTATAAATCTTCACCAGACATGAAATCAGCAACTTTGTCTGCTGTAAAAAGTAATTTGGTTAAAATATTGAACAAGAAAGTAATTAATACTGCACTTGTGCATTCAGTGTTATTAGAATTCTTGAAAAACTGCACAAACGAAGATAGAGATGAAATGATTGTTATGTTTAGAAGTTTCATTGTTGAATTATCTCGGACAAAAGATGGTACTGAAGTAGCAATAATTTGCCTAAGACATGGGACGaataaggataaaaaaattgcaatgaAAGCACTGAAAGATCAAGTTAAAACACTAGCGACAAATGAGCATGGTCACATGGTGTTGTTAGCATTATTTGATTACGTTGACGACACAGTGCTTGTTAAAAAAATGGTTCTGTCCGAATTGCAAGAAAACGTAACAGAAATTGCATTGCATGAACATGGTAGATCAGTCATTCTGTATCTTGTTGCCCGGCGAGACcttcattattttcacccaAAACTGGTGGAACAACTTAAACAAGGAGATGAGAATgcaacgagtaaaaaatcatcagaaGTTCGGGAAAAAGAACTATTGGATGCAGTTATTACAAAGTTTTTAACCACCGTAGCTACTGAAACAGCAGCTTGGTTATCAAATAGTTCTATTTCAATGGTAACATTGGCAATCTTAAAAGTGGGAGATGGAGAGTCTCTCATAAACGCCTACGAAgctatttcaaattatataaCAGATCCAGAATCTATAATAACAGAAAACAAAGTTCATCACAAAGCAATTGAGTATTCCGGCCTTCACATGAtgctaaaaaaattgatacagCATGATAAGGTCCTTATGAAGGAAGAGAAACCTACTTTTGGTGAAACATTAATTGAAAGATTAGAGACAGCTGTAATCAAGCAGTGGGTCGAATTCAATAGGGGATGTTTTATTCTGATAACGCTACTTGAAAATAGCACTCAATCAAATTCTGATCGCTTAATAGCCAAATTGAAGCCACTGATTAAAGTcttaaaatctaaaaaaacaCCAGGAGCATTGATATTGCTAAAAAAActacaataa